Proteins from a genomic interval of Colletotrichum higginsianum IMI 349063 chromosome 6, whole genome shotgun sequence:
- a CDS encoding Beta-ketoacyl synthase, with translation MEHREPQHLGNLCRQSFKMADMMSYLLFGDQSLDTHGFLAEFYRSGNPSTLAKTFLDQAGQALREEIDGLGKLERSKLPTFLSLRQLNERYHAQGIKHPGVDSALLCITQLAHYIDRAEKEPQDAAPHDHTFFMGLCTGLFAAAAIASTPSVSTLIPIAVQVVLMAFRTGSHVGSLAERLSPPVGQSEPWTHILPGLKESDAKEALTNFHESNYIPIASQAYVSAVSASSLAISGPPATLRALEDQNVFGVKPTAIPVYGPYHASHLHGTADIEKILRLNDPKVVEALAKSKPRSAIMSGTKGIWFAETDTKSLIKAVAHECLVDVLQFQKGIEGCIETARDFEGSTCLVIPYGPTHNAETLSKMIKDRTQLDVQVRLGPRIQRESINSPIGNHGSSGKCKLAIVGMAGRFPDAASHEKLWELLSKGLDVHRVVPADRFPVATHYDITGKAVNTSHSQYGCWIENPGYFDPRFFNMSPREAFQTDPMQRMALTTAYEALEMCGYVPNRTPSTRLDRIGTFYGQTSDDWREINAAQEVDTYYITGGVRAFGPGRINYHFGFSGPSLNIDTACSSSAAALNVACNSLWVKDCDTAIVGGLSCMTNPDIFAGLSRGQFLSKTGPCATFDNGADGYCRADGCASVIVKRLDDAIADKDNVLAVILGTATNHSADAISITHPHGPTQSILSRHILDEAGVDPLDVDYVEMHGTGTQAGDGTEMVSVTNVFAPADRKRPADRPLYLGAVKSNVGHGEAASGVTALTKVLMMMQKNAIPPHVGIKKEINKTFPKDLSERNVNIAFHLTPFKRRDGKPRRIFVNNFSAAGGNTGLLLEDAPHLKASEADPRSHQVITVTGKSKAAMIRNAERLVGWMEQNPQTPLAHLAYTTTARRIQHYWRMNVAASDLPEAQRLIKDRLKENFTPISTQQPKVAFMFTGQGSHYAGLGKDLYAHYRVFRDSIDEFNQLAQIHGFPSFLPLIDGSEPDVTKLSPVVVQLGLCCFEMALARLWASWGIRPSAVMGHSLGEYAALNAAGVLSASDTIYLVGARAQLLVQKCTAGTHAMLAVTGPVEAIMEALGAQAEAVNVACINGPRETVLSGAAAKISDISSHLGTAGFKCTQLKVPFAFHSAQVDPILDDFETLARSVSFERPQVPIISPLLGKMVETEPINAAYLRNHARDAVNFLGGLVHAQQSGSVDEKTVWLEVGPHPVLANFVKSSFGISSVAVPTLRRNESTYKVLSNTLCALHTAGINLDWDEFHRDFTECTRLLDLPTYSFDEKNYWLQYTGDWCLTKNRGPSAVKAPLQIEPARPKLSTTSIHAVTNEDVNGDIAIIETETNLSRPDTRPLVEGHLCNGAPLCPSTLYADMAMTVADYAYKMLRPDAEPVGLNVANVEVPKTLIFDEKLDAHVLRTTVTANVALGYADVSFHTGEGSKKTEHAHCKVVYGSTEQWADEFERVSYLIKGRIDALEEAERQGKASKIGRGLTYKLFTALVDYDTKYQGMEEVILDSKTCEATAKISFQTTDKDGSFFFNPYWIDSCCHLSGFVINGTDAIDSREQVFISHGWGSMRFTEKLDASKTYRSYVRMQPVKGTKMMAGDAYVFDGDRIIGVAGDVKFQSIPRKVLNMVLPPRGRAAAGAVTASAAAPKAAAPAKAAPAKEKSGKEKASKQVTAGNLKAVNAKLAKRSVVQDVFDILAKEVGVTQDELADNIAFTDLGCDSLMALTVSGRMREELDIDIDSHAFVEYPTIGAFKAFLAQFETSDRKDSYVQDSGDSSGSVSETPELESDSNVTTPYEESDRSVKGDGDEEASGDLQNILRDTIASEMGVEVDEIVAAPDLAALGMDSLMSLSILGTLREKSGMDIPNDLFVTNPSLLEVEKALGISTKPKSAPAAPKPSKAPAPRREKVEPTREINTHPGNTTASITKPPPPREIIDNYPHRKATSILLQGSTRTATKNLWMVPDGSGCATSYTEISQVSSQWAVWGLFSPFMKTPEEYKCGVYGMASKFIEAMKARQPKGPYSLAGWSAGGVIAYEIVNQLTKAGESVENLIVIDAPCPITIEPLPKSLHAWFASIGLLGEGDDDNKKIPSWLLPHFAASVTALSNYTAEPIPKDKCPNVMAIWCEDGVCHLPSDPRPDPYPTGHALFLLDNRTDFGPNRWDEYLDINKFRTRHMPGNHFSMMHGDYAKQLGQFIREAVCE, from the exons ATGGAGCACCGGGAACCTCAACACCTAGGAAATCTATGTCGACAGTCCTTCAAGATGGCCGATATGATGTCTTATCTCCTCTTTGGAGATCAGTCGCTTGATACCCATGGATTTCTCGCCGAGTTCTACCGTTCAGGGAATCCGAGCACCCTTGCGAAGACGTTCCTCGACCAGGCTGGCCAGGCATTGAGGGAGGAGATCGATGGTTTGGGCAAGTTGGAACGGTCGAAGCTCCCTACATTCCTGTCCCTCCGACAACTCAACGAGCGGTACCACGCCCAAGGCATCAAGCACCCGGGTGTCGACAGTGCCCTGCTTTGCATCACCCAGTTGGCCCATTACATTGA ccgcgccgagaaggagcctCAAGATGCTGCTCCTCACGATCACACCTTCTTCATGGGTCTCTGCACGGGGCTAttcgccgccgctgccatcGCCTCGACCCCTTCAGTCTCTACCTTGATCCCCATCGCCGTTCAAGTGGTTCTCATGGCTTTCCGGACCGGCTCCCACGTCGGTTCGCTCGCCGAGAGGCTCAGCCCGCCGGTCGGACAATCTGAACCCTGGACACATATCCTTCCCGGCCTGAAGGAATCTGACGCCAAAGAGGCACTTACTAATTTCCATGAATCTAAT TACATCCCCATCGCCAGCCAAGCATACGTCAGCGCTGTGTCGGCATCCAGCTTGGCTATCTCAGGACCGCCTGCTACCCTGAGGGCTCTCGAGGACCAGAATGTCTTCGGCGTCAAGCCGACGGCGATCCCCGTCTATGGACCTTACCACGCGTCTCACCTCCACGGCACTGCCGATATCGAGAAGATTCTGCGTCTCAACGACCCCAAGGTtgtcgaggccctcgccaaGAGCAAGCCCCGCTCCGCCATCATGTCCGGCACCAAGGGCATTTGGTTTGCCGAGACCGACACCAAGTCTCTCATCAAGGCTGTCGCCCACGAGTGTCTTGTCGACGTCCTCCAGTTCCAGAAGGGAATTGAGGGATGTATCGAGACGGCCCGCGATTTCGAGGGATCTACGTGCCTCGTCATCCCCTACGGCCCAACCCACAACGCCGAGACTCTGTCCAAGATGATCAAGGACCGCACACAGCTGGACGTCCAGGTCCGTCTTGGGCCCAGAATCCAAAGAGAGAGCATCAACTCCCCCATTGGAAACCACGGTTCGAGTGGAAAGTGCAAGCTGGCCATTGTTGGCATGGCCGGTCGCTTCCCCGACGCCGCCAGCCACGAGAAGCTATGGGAGCTCCTCTCCAAGGGTCTGGACGTTCACAGGGTCGTTCCCGCTGACCGTTTCCCCGTCGCCACTCACTACGACATCACGGGCAAGGCCGTCAACACCAGTCACTCCCAGTACGGGTGCTGGATCGAGAACCCTGGCTACTTCGACCCTAGGTTCTTCAACATGTCTCCCCGTGAGGCTTTCCAGACCGACCCCATGCAGCGTATGGCCTTGACAACTGCCTACGAGGCGTTGGAGATGTGCGGTTACGTCCCTAACcggacgccctcgacgagacTGGACCGCATTGGTACCTTCTACGGCCAGACATCCGATGACTGGCGTGAGATCAACGCCGCCCAGGAGGTCGACACCTACTACATCACCGGCGGTGTGCGAGCCTTCGGCCCCGGCCGTATCAACTACCACTTCGGTTTCAGCGGTCCTAGTCTCAACATCGACACGGCTTGCTCCTCCAGTGCCGCCGCGCTCAACGTAGCCTGCAACTCCCTGTGGGTGAAGGATTGCGACACCGCCATTGTCGGTGGTCTCTCCTGCATGACCAACCCGGACATTTTCGCCGGTCTGTCTCGCGGACAATTCCTGTCCAAGACCGGCCCCTGCGCTACCTtcgacaacggcgccgatggTTACTGCCGTGCCGACGGTTGTGCCTCGGTCATTGTCAagcgtctcgacgacgccatcgccgacaaggaTAACGTTCTTGCTGTCATCCTTGGCACCGCTACGAACCACTCTGCCGATGCCATCTCCATCACTCACCCCCACGGTCCTACGCAGTCCATCTTGTCAAGGcacatcctcgacgaggctggTGTCGACCCTCTCGATGTTGACTACGTTGAGATGCACGGCACCGGTACCCAGGCTGGTGACGGCACCGAGATGGTCTCCGTCACCAACGTCTTTGCCCCTGCCGACCGCAAGAGACCTGCCGACCGCCCGCTGTACTTGGGCGCCGTCAAGTCCAACGTCGGTcacggcgaggccgcctcGGGTGTTACTGCCCTCACGAAGgtcttgatgatgatgcagAAGAACGCGATCCCTCCCCACGTCGGTATCAAGAAGGAGATCAACAAGACCTTCCCCAAGGACTTGTCGGAGCGCAACGTTAACATTGCCTTCCACCTGACTCCCTTCAAGAGAAGAGACGGCAAGCCTAGACGTATCTTCGTCAACAACTTCAGTGCCGCTGGTGGAAACACCGGTCTGTTGCTGGAGGATGCTCCCCACCTCAAGGCGTCCGAGGCAGACCCTCGCAGCCACCAGGTTATTACCGTCACCGGCAAGTCCAAGGCCGCCATGATCCGTAACGCCGAGAGACTTGTTGGCTGGATGGAACAGAACCCCCAGACCCCCCTCGCTCACCTGGCGTACACCACCACTGCCCGTCGCATCCAGCACTACTGGCGCATGAACGTCGCCGCCTCTGACCTGCCCGAGGCCCAGCGTCTCATCAAGGACAGGCTCAAGGAGAACTTCACACCCATCTCCACCCAGCAGCCCAAGGTGGCCTTCATGTTCACCGGCCAGGGATCCCActacgccggcctcggcaaggATCTCTACGCGCACTACCGCGTGTTCCGTGACAGCATCGACGAGTTCAACCAGCTCGCCCAGATCCACGGCTTCCCCAGCTTCTTGCCCCTCATTGACGGCAGCGAGCCTGACGTAACGAAGCTGtcgcccgtcgtcgtgcAGCTTGGTCTTTGCTGCTTTGAGATGGCGCTCGCCCGCCTGTGGGCCTCGTGGGGTATTCGCCCCAGCGCCGTCATGGGCCACTCCCTCGGCGAGTACGCTGCTCTCAACGCGGCCGGTGTCCTGTCTGCCAGCGACACCATCTACCTCGTCGGAGCCCGCGCTCAGCTTCTTGTCCAGAAGTGCACAGCCGGCACTCACGCCATGCTCGCCGTCACCGGCCCTGTCGAGGCCATCATggaggccctcggcgcccaggccgaggctgTCAACGTTGCTTGCATCAACGGCCCCCGCGAGACTGTTCTTAGTGGCGCGGCTGCCAAGATCAGCGACATTTCGTCTCAcctcggcaccgccggcTTCAAGTGCACCCAGCTCAAGGTACCCTTCGCCTTCCACTCCGCCCAGGTCGATCCCATTCTGGACGACTTCGAGACTCTGGCTCGCTCCGTGAGCTTCGAGAGACCTCAGGTGCCCATCATCTCGCCCCTCCTCGGCAAGATGGTTGAGACCGAGCCGATCAACGCCGCGTACCTTCGCAACCACGCCCGGGACGCTGTCAacttcctcggcggccttgtccACGCCCAACAGTCCGGCTCCGTTGACGAGAAGACGGTCTGGCTCGAGGTCGGCCCCCACCCGGTCTTGGCCAACTTTGTCAAGTCTTCTTTCGGCATCAGCTCTGTTGCTGTTCCCACCCTTCGTCGCAACGAGTCCACCTACAAGGTCCTCAGCAACACGCTGTGCGCTCTGCACACTGCTGGTATCAACCTGGACTGGGACGAGTTCCACCGCGACTTCACCGAGTGCAcccgtctcctcgacctgccgACCTACTCTTTCGATGAGAAGAACTACTGGCTCCAGTACACCGGTGATTGGTGTCTTACCAAGAACCGTGGTCCTTCGGCTGTCAAGGCTCCTCTCCAGATCGAGCCTGCCCGCCCCAAACTGTCCACCACATCCATTCACGCAGTCACCAACGAGGATGTCAATGGCGACATTGCCATTATCGAGACCGAGACTAACCTCTCTCGCCCCGACACCCGCCCCCTCGTCGAGGGTCACTTGTGCAACGGAGCTCCTCTGTGCCCTTCTACCCTCTACGCCGACATGGCCATGACCGTTGCCGACTACGCGTACAAGATGCTCCGTCCTGACGCCGAGCCCGTTGGACTGAACGTCGCTAACGTCGAGGTGCCAAAGACGCTCATCTTCGACGAGAAGCTTGACGCACACGTCCTCCGCACTACCGTGACTGCCAACGTGGCTCTGGGCTACGCCGATGTCAGCTTCCACACTGGCGAGGGCTCCAAGAAGACCGAGCACGCTCACTGCAAGGTCGTCTACGGCAGCACTGAGCAGTGGGCTGACGAGTTCGAGCGCGTCAGCTACCTCATCAAGGGTCGGATCGACGCTCttgaggaggccgagagaCAGGGCAAGGCTTCCAAGATCGGCCGCGGCTTGACATACAAACTCTTCACTGCCCTGGTCGACTACGACACCAAGTACCAGGGAATGGAGGAGGTCATCTTGGACAGTAAGACGTGCGAGGCTACGGCCAAGATCAGCTTCCAGACCACGGACAAGGACggcagcttcttcttcaacccTTACTGGATTGACAGCTGTTGCCATCTCTCTGGCTTCGTCATCAACGGTACTGATGCCATCGACTCCCGCGAGCAGGTCTTCATCTCCCACGGATGGGGCTCCATGAGGTTCACCGAGAAGCTTGACGCTTCCAAGACTTACCGCTCCTACGTCCGCATGCAACCTGTCAAGGGCACCAAGATGATGGCTGGTGACGCTTACGTCTTCGACGGCGACCGTATCATCGGTGTTGCTGGCGACGTTAAGTTCCAGTCAATCCCTCGCAAGGTCCTCAACATGGTCCTCCCTCCCCGTGgacgcgccgccgcaggTGCAGTCActgcctctgccgccgcccccaagGCTGCCGCTCCCGCCAAGGCTGCCccggccaaggagaagagtGGAAAGGAGAAGGCTTCCAAGCAAGTCACTGCCGGCAACCTCAAGGCCGTTAACGCCAAGCTTGCGAAGCGTTCCGTTGTCCAAGACGTGTTTGACATCTTGGCTAAGGAGGTTGGCGTCACCCAGGACGAGCTTGCCGACAACATCGCCTTCACCGATCTGGGCTGCGATTCCTTGATGGCGCTTACCGTCTCCGGTAGAATGCGTGAGGAGCttgacatcgacatcgactcCCACGCCTTTGTCGAGTACCCCACCATCGGCGCCTTCAAGGCTTTCCTTGCTCAGTTCGAGACGTCTGACCGCAAGGACAGCTATGTCCAGGACTCTGGGGACTCGAGCGGTTCCGTTTCCGAGACGCCCGAGCTGGAATCTGACTCCAACGTCACTACCCCCTACGAGGAGAGTGACCGTTCAGTCAagggcgacggtgacgaggaagCTTCTGGCGATCTGCAGAACATCCTCCGTGACACCATCGCCTCCGAGATGGGTGTTGAGGTTGATGAGATTGTCGCTGCTCCTGACCTGGCTGCTCTGGGCATGGACTCGCTCATGAGTCTCTCCATTCTCGGAACCCTTCGCGAGAAGTCGGGCATGGACATCCCCAATGACCTCTTCGTCACCAACCCCTCTCTCCTGGAGGTTGAGAAGGCCTTGGGCATCAGCACGAAGCCCAAGTCTGCTCCGGCGGCCCCCAAGCCTTCCAAGGCCCCCGCCCCTCGCCGCGAGAAGGTTGAGCCGACTAGGGAGATCAACACCCACCCCGGCAACACGACTGCCTCCATCACTAAGCCTCCCCCTCCCAGGGAGATCATCGACAACTATCCTCACCGCAAGGCCACCTCGATTCTTCTTCAGGGAAGCACTCGCACTGCTACCAAGAACCTGTGGATGGTCCCCGACGGCAGTGGCTGCGCGACCTCGTACACGGAGATCAGCCAGGTTTCTAGCCAGTGGGCAGTCTGGGGTCTTTTCTCCCCCTTTATGAAGACTCCTGAGGAGTACAAGTGCGGTGTGTATGGCATGGCATCCAAATTCATCGAGGCCATGAAGGCCAGGCAGCCCAAAGGCCCCTACTCCTTGGCGGGTTGGTCCGCGGGTGGTGTCATCGCCTATGAAATTGTCAACCAACTCACAAAGGCAGGCGAGAGCGTTGAGAACctcatcgtcatcgacgcTCCCTgccccatcaccatcgaGCCTCTCCCCAAGAGCCTTCACGCTTGGTTCGCCTCCATCGGTCTTCTCGGTGAGGGAGATGATGACAACAAGAAGATCCCGTCTTGGCTCCTCCCCCACTTCGCGGCCAGTGTCACCGCCCTCAGCAACTACACTGCCGAGCCCATCCCCAAGGACAAGTGCCCCAACGTTATGGCCATCTGGTGCGAGGACGGTGTCTGCCACCTTCCCTCCGACCCCCGCCCAGACCCATACCCCACTGGCCATgctctcttcctcctggaCAACAGGACCGACTTCGGCCCTAACCGTTGGGACGAGTATCTGGACATCAACAAGTTCAGGACTAGGCACATGCCTGGCAACCACTTCTCCATGATGCATGGCGATTAT GCCAAACAACTTGGACAGTTCATCCGTGAAGCGGTTTGCGAGTAA
- a CDS encoding Multicopper oxidase, whose protein sequence is MFLPTNTRFTPPIPNGLVVNDGMGANFKFEKGKTYRIRMINYAALASFMVHFDSHDMNVIMSDAAYVKQKTTYMLRVAPAQRYDVLVKCIDRDNRNYGFLIAGDINRDFTNKQFAQSWPFNYTGQLVMFPDRPFGTDVVKEWRPSDDAVFEPLGDAPILPKATKIFQFDWDFCLDKSGIPRSCVNGSPYVDQKVPTLYTAATTGENNTNPLVYGAIHPFVVNYGDVVDIVVNNRDPAIHPFHLHGHQFQVVRRAASGAGDWPGVDRARLNQKPPRRDTVSVMGSSHAVIRFEATNPGVYLFHCHIEWHVEMGLTATIIEAPERLRNLAIPEDHKAACLAQGIPTAGNAAGNIENPLDQTGMFLEPPSTYHGATFNPPAAPAVASPAVASPAPIAASSASAAASPALAAARLRSRVVGNHL, encoded by the exons ATGTTCCTTCCGACCAACACTCGCTTTACGCCACCCATTCCCAACGGCCTGGTTGTCAACGACGGAATGGGGGCCAACTTCAAGTTCGAGAAGGGCAAGACGTACCGCATCCGCATGATCAACTAcgccgccttggcctcgttcATGGTCCACTTCGACTCGCACGACATGAACGTCATCATGTCCGACGCGGCCTACGTGAAGCAGAAGACCACGTACATGCTGCGCGTTGCCCCCGCTCAGCGGtacgacgtcctcgtcaagTGTATTGACCGCGACAACCGCAACTATGGCTTCCTCATTGCCGGCGACATTAACCGCGACTTCACGAACAAACAGTTCGCTCAGAGTTGGCCCTTCAACTATACCGGCCAGCTCGTCATGTTCCCCGACAGGCCCTTTGGCACCGATGTCGTCAAGGAGTGGCGCCCCTcggacgacgccgtcttcgagcCCCTCGGAGACGCCCCTATCCTGCCCAAAGCCACCAAGATCTTCCAGTTTGATTGGGACTTCTGCCTCGACAAGAGCGGTATCCCCCGTTCCTGCGTCAACGGCTCCCCCTACGTCGACCAGAAGGTGCCCACGCTCTacaccgccgccacgacAGGCGAGAACAACACCAACCCCTTGGTGTACGGCGCCATCCACCCCTTCGTCGTCAACtacggcgacgtcgtcgacatcgtcgtcaacaACAGGGACCCGGCCATCCACCCCTTCCACCTCCACGGCCACCAATTCCAGGTCGTCCGGCGCGCCgccagcggcgccggcgactgGCCCGGCGTCGACCGCGCCCGACTCAACCAGAAGCCCCCGCGCCGCGACACCGTCTCTGTAATGGGCAGCTCGCACGCCGTCATCCGCTTCGAAGCTACCAACCCGGGCGTATACCTCTTCCACTGCCATATCGAGTGGCACGTCGAGATGGGTCTCACCGCCACAATCATCGAGGCCCCCGAGCGCCTCCGTAACCTCGCTATCCCGGAGGACCACAAGGCTGCCTGCCTCGCCCAAGGCATCCCGACTGCCGGTAATGCTGCCGGAAACATCGAGAACCCGCTTGACCAGACCGGCATGTTCCTCGAGCCACCCTCGACGTATCATGG TGCAACCTTCAACCCCCCTGCCGCTCCCGCTGTCGCCTCTCCCGCTGTCGCCTCTCCCGCCCCCATTGCCGCGTCTTCTGCTTCCGCTGCCGCGTCtcccgccctcgccgccgccaggctTCGCTCGCGCGTCGTTGGCAATCATCTTTGA
- a CDS encoding multicopper oxidase, whose amino-acid sequence MLSSLITLAWANVALAATVTFNWEATWVTAAPLGVSRPVIGINGQWPCPKIEANVGDTVVVNLTNRLGNQTTGIHFHGINQVSTNSMDGPSMVTQCPLPPDMTMTYSFTADEGGTFWWHSHNMGQYPDGMRGPMIIHDPNDPYAGKYDEEYILSMSDW is encoded by the exons ATGTTATCATCTCTCATCACCTTGGCTTGGGCCAACGTCGCCCTGGCCGCGACCGTCACGTTCAACTGGGAAGCCACTTGGGTCACTGCTGCTCCTCTAGGTGTTTCGAGACCTGTCATCGGCATCAACGGTCAATGGCCTTGCCCCAAGATCGAGGCCAACGTTGGTGACACCGTCGTGGTCAACCTTACCAACAGGCTCGGTAACCAGACCACCGGAATTCACTTCCATGGCATCAACCAGGTCAGCACCAACTCGATGGACGGCCCGAGCATGGTAACCCAGTGCCCGTTGCCTCCCGACATGACCATGACATACTCCTTCACT GCTGATGAGGGTGGCACTTTCTGGTGGCACTCCCACAACATGGGTCAGTACCCCGACGGCATGCGTGGTCCCATGATCATCCATGACCCCAACGACCCCTACGCTGGGAAGTACGACGAAGAGTACATCCTGTCCATGTCGGACTGGTGA